In one Silene latifolia isolate original U9 population chromosome 10, ASM4854445v1, whole genome shotgun sequence genomic region, the following are encoded:
- the LOC141608439 gene encoding valerianol synthase TPS8-like, giving the protein MEPLKEEVRKMLTNKNIELEKKMKMVDAVERLGIHYFYEKEIDESVSQIFEEISEINFNIDYDLHSTASQFRIFRQHGHNIPCDVFKKLFDDEGKMKESPKNDIKGMVSLYEACHLRGHGETILDDTLACTTKFLESIVSVSEQARHALKQVSHFGIQRVESRHYILKEDEHLHDMENGRTCILGTSNSCSSLLSQDSSAVSLLKDLYSASAEDNETVCCFLDFQDSRLPPMKTRKPLTDLLVFGQAAQSASQKPSSRKEIVFFPLGKGTSDHVWESRSFLIRFSFYEDDEFRNETLLTLAKLDFNRLQLLYRQELTSILRWWHDLDLKTKLPYARQRCVECHFWAIAMYFEPQYSAARKLLVRVLLAISILDDTYDAYATFEEIQQLTQAFERMDLNAMNEFPEEYMKIVFQFVYDVYEHISKEMSKKGTPYAAQYAKDCVMDLIRAYHTEAEWYKAKHVPTFEEFMVNARITGVCQIIVTSSIIGMDEIVDEKPFQLISQAPKAIRAGQVIGRLMDDIVSHQEEQARGHVASGVECYMKEHNASRDEAVAMINRMLEDAWKEINEELFLVKANPNEDHLPKVVLQRILELSRVVDALYKVIDGYTYSAKLIKEDIITTYLRPITM; this is encoded by the exons ATGGAACCATTGAAGGAGGAAGTGAGGAAAATGCTAACAAATAAAAACATAGAGTTAGaaaagaagatgaagatggttgACGCGGTAGAAAGACTCGGAATCCACTATTTTTATGAGAAGGAAATTGATGAATCAGTAAGCCAGATTTTTGAAGAAATTTCGGAAATTAACTTCAACATTGATTATGATTTACATAGTACTGCGTCGCAGTTTCGCATATTCAGACAACATGGGCATAATATTCCTTGTG ATGTgttcaagaagctctttgacgaTGAAGGGAAGATGAAAGAAAGCCCGAAGAATGACATAAAAGGAATGGTGAGCTTGTATGAAGCTTGCCACTTAAGAGGTCATGGCGAAACTATTCTAGATGATACACTTGCTTGTACTACTAAATTTCTCGAATCAATTGTTTCGGTCTCAGAACAAGCACGCCATGCATTAAAGCAAGTTTCTCATTTTGGCATTCAAAGAGTCGAAAGCCGACATTACATTTTGAAAGAAGATGAACATCTTCATGATATGGAAAAtggaagaa CCTGTATATTGGGAACTTCTAACTCTTGTAGCAGCCTACTTAGCCAAGATAGTTCAGCTGTGAGTCTTCTTAAAGATCTGTACTCTGCCTCTGCGGAAGATAATGAAACTGTCTGCTGCTTTTTGGATTTCCAGGATAGTAGACTCCCTCCCATGAAGACAAGGAAGCCACTAACTGATCTTCTTGTATTTGGACAGGCTGCCCAATCAGCATCGCAGAAGCCTTCAAGTAGAAAA GAAATAGTTTTCTTTCCCTTGGGCAAGGGAACAAGTGACCATGTATG GGAAAGCAGAAGCTTCCTTATACGATTTTCCTTCTATGAAGATGATGAGTTTCGCAATGAAACACTTCTCACACTTGCAAAGCTAGACTTCAATCGGTTACAACTTCTGTATCGCCAAGAATTGACCTCGATTCTCAG ATGGTGGCACGACTTAGACTTAAAGACGAAGCTTCCTTATGCGAGACAAAGATGTGTTGAGTGTCATTTCTGGGCTATAGCGATGTACTTTGAGCCTCAATACTCTGCTGCTAGAAAGCTCTTAGTAAGAGTTCTTCTTGCCATATCTATATTAGATGATACATATGATGCCTATGCAACCTTTGAGGAAATTCAGCAACTCACCCAAGCATTTGAAAG GATGGATTTGAATGCAATGAATGAGTTTCCGGAGGAATATATGAAAATAGTGTTCCAATTTGTGTATGACGTTTATGAACATATTTCCAAGGAGATGTCCAAGAAAGGAACACCATATGCTGCCCAGTATGCTAAAGATTGC GTGATGGATCTTATAAGAGCCTACCATACTGAGGCAGAGTGGTATAAAGCAAAACATGTGCCAACATTTGAGGAATTCATGGTGAATGCGAGAATAACAGGGGTTTGTCAAATCATTGTGACCTCGTCTATAATCGGAATGGATGAAATTGTTGATGAAAAACCATTTCAGTTGATTTCACAAGCTCCCAAGGCTATCAGAGCCGGCCAGGTCATTGGTCGGCTTATGGATGACATTGTTAGTCATCAG GAGGAGCAAGCAAGAGGGCACGTTGCTTCGGGAGTGGAATGCTACATGAAGGAACATAATGCGAGTAGGGACGAAGCAGTGGCTATGATTAATAGAATGTTAGAAGATGCATGGAAGGAGATCAATGAGGAGTTATTCCTTGTCAAGGCTAATCCTAATGAAGACCATCTTCCAAAGGTTGTGCTTCAACGAATCCTTGAGCTTTCGCGTGTTGTAGACGCGCTATATAAGGTTATAGATGGTTACACTTATTCAGCAAAACTTATCAAAGAAGACATAATCACAACTTACCTCCGCCCAATTACCATGTAG
- the LOC141606231 gene encoding shewanella-like protein phosphatase 2: MASTTTTTATTNPNPKICKDIPNLLSTFVDTFVDFTVSGGIFLPNSKNPNSPIQTYYPPQDHLIAIGDIHGDLEKCKQSFRLAGVIDAADNWSGKTSAIVQVGDILDRGNDEIKILYFLEKLKRQAEKSGGKLITMNGNHETMNIDGDFRYVTMRGCQEFIDWAFWYRIGISMKKLCNGVSDVAKDPFIGVPNEFSGTMEKFHEGFRARLAALRPGGPISTRFLAENATVVVVGENVFVHGGLLASHVKYGLERINNEVREWIRGERRSLWKDIDRGRNSLVWLRKFSHVVAENCDCEALERVLGMIPGSKRMIMGHTIQQDGVNGACGDKAIRIDVGMSKGCGNGFAEVLEFEKGGGLRVLTSNPVFNGSRGVGSRGRDGLAVVLEEDRRKQVQVRA, translated from the coding sequence ATGGCgtcaacaacgacaacaacagcTACAACAAATCCCAACCCTAAAATCTGCAAAGACATCCCAAATCTCCTCTCTACATTCGTCGATACCTTCGTTGATTTCACCGTCAGCGGCGGCATTTTCCTCCCTAACTCTAAGAACCCTAATTCCCCAATTCAAACTTACTATCCACCACAAGACCATCTAATCGCCATTGGAGATATCCATGGCGACCTCGAGAAATGCAAGCAATCCTTCCGTCTCGCAGGCGTCATCGACGCCGCCGACAATTGGTCCGGTAAAACCTCCGCTATCGTACAAGTAGGCGACATCCTCGATCGCGGAAATGACGAAATCAAGATTCTATATTTTCTGGAAAAACTCAAGAGACAAGCGGAAAAATCGGGTGGGAAATTGATTACAATGAATGGTAATCATGAGACTATGAATATCGATGGCGATTTTCGATACGTTACGATGCGGGGATGTCAGGAGTTTATAGATTGGGCGTTTTGGTATAGGATTGGTATTTCAATGAAGAAATTGTGTAATGGTGTTTCCGATGTTGCGAAAGATCCGTTTATCGGTGTTCCGAACGAGTTTAGTGGAACTATGGAGAAATTTCATGAAGGATTTAGGGCTAGATTAGCGGCATTGCGGCCGGGTGGGCCGATTAGTACTCGGTTTTTAGCGGAAAATGCGACTGTCGTCGTTGTAGGGGAGAATGTGTTTGTTCATGGAGGGTTGTTAGCTAGTCATGTGAAGTACGGGTTAGAGAGAATTAATAATGAGGTTAGGGAGTGGATTAGGGGCGAAAGGCGGAGTTTGTGGAAGGATATTGATAGAGGGAGGAATTCACTTGTTTGGTTAAGGAAGTTTTCGCATGTGGTAGCGGAGAATTGTGATTGTGAGGCGTTAGAGCGTGTTCTTGGGATGATTCCGGGGAGTAAGAGGATGATTATGGGGCATACGATACAGCAGGATGGGGTTAATGGTGCGTGTGGGGATAAGGCAATTAGGATTGATGTAGGAATGTCGAAAGGGTGTGGGAATGGTTTTGCTGAGGTTTTGGAGTTTGAGAAAGGAGGTGGGTTGAGGGTGTTGACCTCAAATCCGGTGTTTAATGGGAGTAGGGGTGTTGGTAGTAGGGGACGGGATGGGCTTGCTGTGGTGCTTGAGGAGGATAGACGGAAACAGGTTCAAGTTAGAGCTTGA
- the LOC141606233 gene encoding lipoyl synthase, chloroplastic-like produces MMNQSINLNPAAISMQIPKRAPNSNNLPQPKFTMVVASLQSSKEPTSMKKEVGPPYPGGGMGMGMGQHTNVKKPEWLRQRAPQGKRFDEVKDSLSSLNLHTVCEEAQCPNIGECWNGGGDGIATATIMVLGDTCTRGCRFCAVKTSRNPAPPDPMEPENIAKAVVTWEVDYIVLTSVDRDDLPDGGSDHFVQTVKAMKRLKPDIMVECLTSDFRGDLKAVDALVHSGLDVFAHNVETVKRLQRIVRDPRAGYEQSLSVLRNAKISKEGMITKTSIMLGLGETDDELKEAMADLRAIDVDILTLGQYLQPTPLHLTVKEYVTPEKFAFWKEYGEAIGFRYVASGPLVRSSYRAGELFVQTMVKEKAKTSFNSTLQVTV; encoded by the exons ATGATGAACCAATCAATCAATTTAAACCCAGCAGCAATCTCAATGCAAATCCCAAAACGGGCacccaattccaacaatctcccgcAACCCAAATTCACCATGGTTGTTGCATCACTACAAAGCTCTAAAGAACCCACATCAATGAAAAAGGAGGTGGGCCCACCATACCCAGGTGGTGGCATGGGGATGGGGATGGGGCAACATACAAATGTGAAGAAACCTGAATGGTTGAGACAGAGAGCTCCTCAGGGTAAAAGGTTTGATGAGGTTAAGGATTCTCTTTCAAGCTTAAATCTTCATACTGTTTGTGAAGAAGCTCAGTGTCCTAATATTGGTGAG TGTTGGAATGGAGGTGGGGATGGAATAGCAACTGCCACAATCATGGTGCTTGGTGATACTTGCACCCGTGGTTGCAGATTTTGTGCCGTTAAAACAAGTAGGAATCCTGCGCCGCCTGACCCAATGGAACCCGAAAACATTGCCAAAGCTGTTGTCACTTGGGA GGTTGATTACATTGTATTAACAAGTGTTGATCGGGACGATTTGCCTGATGGTGGAAGTGATCATTTTGTCCAGACAGTCAAAGCCATGAAG AGACTCAAGCCTGATATCATGGTCGAGTGTTTGACCTCTGATTTTAGGGGAGACTTGAAGGCAGTGGATGCTCTAGTTCACTCAGGTTTAGATGTTTTCGCTCACAATGTCGAGACAGTTAAGCGTCTTCAGCGAATTGTTAGAGATCCTCGGGCAGG GTATGAACAGAGTTTGTCTGTGCTAAGGAATGCCAAAATCAGCAAGGAAGGAATGATAACAAAAACTTCTATAATGTTGGGACTCGGGGAAACCGACGATGAGTTAAAGGAAGCTATGGCTGATCTACGAGCAATCGATGTTGATATTCTAACACTCGGACAATATTTACAG CCAACACCTCTACACCTCACAGTCAAAGAATATGTGACCCCTGAGAAATTTGCTTTCTGGAAGGAGTATGGAGAAGCTATAGGTTTCCGCTATGTTGCCAGTGGTCCTCTG GTACGGTCATCATACAGAGCTGGAGAGCTTTTTGTGCAAACAATGGTGAAAGAAAAAGCCAAGACTTCCTTCAACTCTACCCTCCAAGTTACTGTATAG